In a genomic window of Streptococcus oralis:
- the ndk gene encoding nucleoside-diphosphate kinase has translation MEQTFFIIKPDGVKRGLVGEILQRMEQRGFKLEKLELRSAVSEALIDQHYQDLVEKSFYPPIRQFMTSGPVVVGILSGPKVIETWRTMMGATRPEEALPGTIRGDFAKAAGDNQAIQNVVHGSDSEASAKREIALWFKD, from the coding sequence ATGGAACAAACATTCTTTATCATTAAGCCAGATGGTGTGAAAAGAGGGCTGGTTGGCGAAATTCTGCAAAGAATGGAGCAACGAGGTTTCAAACTCGAAAAATTAGAGTTACGTTCAGCAGTTTCAGAAGCTTTGATTGATCAACACTATCAAGACTTGGTTGAAAAAAGTTTTTATCCTCCTATCCGTCAGTTTATGACTTCAGGACCAGTAGTGGTGGGCATTCTATCAGGTCCGAAAGTGATTGAAACTTGGCGGACCATGATGGGGGCTACTCGTCCAGAAGAAGCTCTGCCAGGAACTATCCGAGGAGATTTTGCCAAGGCTGCAGGAGACAATCAAGCCATTCAAAATGTAGTTCACGGCTCCGATTCGGAAGCTTCTGCAAAACGTGAAATTGCTCTCTGGTTTAAGGATTAG